The nucleotide sequence CGTCGATACCCTGAGAAGACTCGACACCCAAGTCACCGACCTTGCTCGCCTCGTTGAAGATATCCTGACCGCCTATCGGCTTGACAAAGGGGAGTTTCCAATCAGCCTTGGCCTCTTCGGTCTGGCCGATTTGGTCACCGATGTCGTCTCCACTTATACCGCTAATGGGTCACACGAATTGATTACCGAGACCTACGGTTCGAATTCGGTGAGCATCCTGGTCGATGGATTTCGGGTCAAGCAGATCATCTCGAACTTGCTGAGCAATGCCTGCAAATACAGCGAAGACGGCCAGAGAATTTGGGTCAGAACACGGATCGGGGCCGACCATGTGCAGGTCATGGTCGAAGATGAGGGAATCGGCATCCCCAGAGACCAGCTGGAGAAGATCTTCGAAGGGTTCTATAGGGCTGACAACGTCAGCCAGTGGAAGACCGGGGGAATAGGCCTTGGGCTGTACATCAGTCGCAACCTTGCCCGGAGGATGGGAGGCGACCTGTGGGCGGAGCAAAACCCAGGCGGTGGAACCACAATGGTGATGGAATTGCCACTGCAGCAAGGGTCGGAAAAGCAACTGGCGTAGCGCTCGCTGCCGATGACGCCGGAGCAGGTTTGCCTCGGCCCCGGTCGAATAGGTGAAGTATGGACACACCGCAATCCTCTTCCGGCACGGATCGGATGGGCCTCGTCGAACGCCTGCATGAGCTGGCCTTGAGTGAGGGCATCACCCATTTCGGCGTGGCCGACCTGGGCCCGGCCGGTGACTTCATCGCCGCCCAGGGAGGCCGGCGTCTGCTGGGCTTTCCCCGGGCCATCTCCCTGGGCGCCGACCTCAGCGATGCGATGGTCGAACCCATCGAGGACCAGGATGACCGCGGCCCGCTGCTGACTTATCGCTACTACATCTACGAGATGGTCAACCGGCTCCTGAACCAAGCGGCCACCCGGGTGACGGCGGCCCTTCAGGCGGAGGGGGCCAAGGCCTACGCCATCCCGGCCTCCCATAGCCTCGACACCGACCGGCTCTGCGGCCTCTTCTCCCACAAGCTGGCGGCCCGTCTGGCCGGCCTCGGCTGGATCGGCAAGAACTGCCTGCTGATTACTCCGGAGCACGGTCCGCGGGTCC is from Bacillota bacterium and encodes:
- a CDS encoding 4Fe-4S double cluster binding domain-containing protein, giving the protein MGLVERLHELALSEGITHFGVADLGPAGDFIAAQGGRRLLGFPRAISLGADLSDAMVEPIEDQDDRGPLLTYRYYIYEMVNRLLNQAATRVTAALQAEGAKAYAIPASHSLDTDRLCGLFSHKLAARLAGLGWIGKNCLLITPEHGPRVRFATVLTDADLPTGQPLPDGCGTCEICVKTCLSGAIVGRAFDQAEPREARFLAKTCEARSKKRKEALGITDPGSLCGLCVLVCPYGSRP